Proteins encoded by one window of Myripristis murdjan chromosome 1, fMyrMur1.1, whole genome shotgun sequence:
- the LOC115366638 gene encoding tripartite motif-containing protein 16-like, translating into MAQRGIQPDSAKFCCSICLDLLKDPVTIHCGHSYCMSCIKDCWDGEEYKEIYSCPQCRRTFTPRPVLMKNTMLADIVEEMKKMGLQAAPPDLCYAGPGDVACDFCSGRKLKALKSCLECLASYCEQHLQPHYDAAPFKKHKLVEATVKLQENICSRHDEVMKIFCLTDQQCICYLCSMDEHKGHCKVSAAAERKERQKELGVSWQKIQQRIQDTEKDVKVLQREVEAINRSADKAVDDSEKIFTELIRLVEKRRSDVKKQIRSQQKEEVSRAEELLEKLKQEIAELRRKDAELEQLSHTQDHIHFLQNYPSLSCLSESTDSPSINIRPLSYFKDVTAAVSKLRDKLQELLSEEWSKISLTATRVNVLLPQPKPKTRAEFLQYSCHITLDPNTAFTRLSLSERNRKATLMTEEQSYPSHPDRFTGWKQVLSRESLTGRCYWEVKWKGEVDMAVSYQDISRTGGGFACLFGHNDKSWSLYCYNMNRGFIHNNIQTKILLPVSSTVGVYLDHRAGILSFYSVSETMTLLHRVQTTFTRPLHAGLRLYNNGATAEFCELK; encoded by the coding sequence atggctcagcgaggaattcagccggactcggcgaagttttgctgttccatctgtctggatctgctgaaggatccggtgactattcactgtggacacagctactgcatgagctgtattaaagactgctgggatggagaggagtacaaggaaatctacagctgcccgCAGTGCAGAAGAACCTTCACACCGAGGCCTGTCCTGATGAAAAACACTATGTTAGCAGACAtagtggaggaaatgaagaagatgggactccaagctgctcctcctgatctctgctacgctggacctggagatgtggcctgtgatttctgctctgggaggaaactgaaggccctcaagtcctgtctggagtgtctggcctcttactgtgagcagcacctccagcctcactacgATGCAGCTCCATTTAAGAAGcacaagctggtggaagccaccgtgaagcttcaggagaacatctgctctcgtcacgatgaggtgatgaagattttctgcctcactgatcagcagtgtatctgttatctctgctccatggatgaacataaaggccactgcaaagtctcagctgcagcagaaaggaaagagaggcagaaagagctcGGGGTGAGttggcaaaaaatccagcagagaatccaggacacagagaaagacgtgaaggtgcttcagcGGGAGGTGGAAGCCATCAatcgctctgctgataaagcagtggacGACAGTGAGAagatcttcactgagctgatccGTTTGgttgagaaaagaaggtctgatgtgaagaagcagatcagatcccagcagaaagaggaagtgagtcgggctgaagaacttctggagaagctgaagcaagagatcgctgagctgaggaggaaagacgctgagctggagcagctctctcacacacaggatcacatccatttcctacagaattacccctcgctctcatgtctcagtgaatctacagACTCACCCAGCATcaacatccgtcctctgagctactttaaggatgtgactgcagctgtgtccaagctgagagacaaactacaggagcttcttagtgaggaatggtccaagatctcactgacagcGACTCGAGTGAATGTTTTACTGCCACAACCGAagcccaagaccagagctgagttcttacaatattcatgtcacatcacactggatccaaacacagcattcacacgtctgtcattatctgagaggaacagaaaagcaacattaatgacagaagaacagtcatatcccagtcacccagacagatttactggATGGAAGCAGGTCCTtagcagagagagtctgactggacgttgttactgggaggtgaagTGGAAGGGGGAAGTTGATATGGCagtctcatatcaggatatcagcagaacaggggGCGGGTTTGCATGTCTATTTGGACACAATGACAAATCTTGGTCATTGTATTGTTACAACATGAACCGTGGCTTCATACACAACAATATCCAAACTAAAATCctgctccctgtgtcctccacagtgggagtgtacctggatcacagagcaggtattctgtccttctacagtgtctctgaaaccatgactctcctccacagagtccagaccacgttcactcggcctctccatgctggactgCGGCTTTACAATAACGGAgccactgcagagttttgtgagctcaagtag